A genomic region of Ignavibacteria bacterium contains the following coding sequences:
- a CDS encoding acyl carrier protein: protein MDVQAKVKEIIMDKLGVEESQITPEASFINDLGADSLDIVELVMAFEQAFNIQIPDEDSEKIQTVGDVYKYLEEKLNQ from the coding sequence ATGGACGTACAAGCTAAAGTTAAAGAAATCATTATGGATAAACTTGGAGTAGAAGAATCACAAATTACTCCTGAAGCTTCTTTTATTAATGATTTAGGAGCCGACTCACTCGACATAGTAGAGTTAGTTATGGCTTTCGAGCAGGCATTCAATATCCAAATTCCCGACGAAGATTCAGAGAAAATTCAAACCGTCGGCGATGTTTACAAATATTTAGAAGAAAAATTAAATCAATAA
- the fabF gene encoding beta-ketoacyl-ACP synthase II, translating into MKKRVVVTGIGAVTPIGLNINEFWYNLIEGKSGAAYITRFDASNFDTKFACEVKNFDPLKYFDRKSVQRLDLFTQFALVSTEEALQNSQLKLDNIDKNRVGVVFGSGIGGMWTWHHQSEIVFKGGGPQRISPFFVPMMISDIAAGHISIKYGFKGLNYATTSACATSAHAIAIGAMHIERGDADVVVVGGSEASICPMGIGGFNAMKALSTRNDAPEKASRPFDKNRDGFVMGEGSATLILEDYDFAMRRGAPILAELVGIGLTADAYHITAPAPGGEGAVRSMKLCIEDAQIKPEEVDYINAHGTSTPYNDKNETEAIKTLFGEHAYKLIVSSTKSMTGHLLGAAGAIEAVVTVLTLMNDIIPPTINLEEPDPECDLNYAPNKAIKQKVNYAISNAFGFGGHNVSLLFKKYQ; encoded by the coding sequence ATGAAGAAAAGGGTTGTTGTGACCGGTATTGGGGCTGTGACCCCAATCGGTCTTAATATAAACGAATTCTGGTACAATTTGATCGAAGGAAAAAGTGGTGCAGCTTACATTACTCGTTTTGACGCGAGTAATTTCGATACAAAATTTGCATGTGAAGTTAAAAATTTTGATCCCTTAAAATACTTTGATAGAAAAAGTGTTCAAAGGTTGGATCTCTTTACTCAATTTGCGCTTGTCAGCACCGAAGAAGCGCTCCAGAATTCGCAATTAAAGCTTGACAACATCGATAAAAATAGAGTCGGAGTTGTCTTCGGTTCCGGAATTGGTGGAATGTGGACCTGGCATCATCAATCGGAAATTGTCTTTAAAGGTGGCGGTCCTCAAAGAATTTCACCTTTCTTCGTTCCAATGATGATTAGCGACATAGCAGCTGGTCATATTTCGATCAAGTATGGTTTTAAGGGATTAAATTACGCTACAACATCAGCCTGTGCAACTTCTGCTCACGCAATCGCTATTGGTGCAATGCATATTGAAAGAGGTGATGCGGATGTTGTTGTAGTTGGTGGAAGTGAAGCTTCGATTTGCCCGATGGGTATCGGTGGTTTTAATGCAATGAAAGCTCTTTCAACAAGAAATGATGCACCTGAAAAAGCAAGTAGACCATTCGATAAAAATCGAGACGGCTTTGTGATGGGTGAAGGCTCAGCAACTCTAATCCTCGAAGATTATGATTTTGCAATGCGTCGAGGAGCTCCAATTTTGGCTGAATTGGTTGGAATTGGATTAACTGCAGACGCATATCATATTACAGCACCTGCACCTGGCGGAGAAGGTGCAGTTCGTTCAATGAAACTCTGTATTGAGGATGCACAAATTAAACCCGAAGAAGTAGATTATATAAATGCTCACGGTACTTCCACACCATATAATGATAAAAACGAAACAGAGGCAATCAAAACTCTTTTTGGTGAGCATGCATATAAATTAATAGTTTCTTCTACCAAGTCTATGACTGGTCACTTGCTTGGTGCAGCAGGAGCAATAGAAGCAGTTGTAACTGTTTTAACATTAATGAATGATATAATTCCACCAACTATTAATCTTGAAGAACCAGATCCGGAATGTGACTTAAATTATGCACCTAACAAAGCAATCAAACAAAAAGTTAATTATGCAATAAGCAACGCCTTTGGTTTTGGCGGACATAATGTTTCACTATTGTTCAAAAAGTATCAGTAA
- the rnc gene encoding ribonuclease III, translating to MFRKIKSSLLLVVKRRSKKKFSKDVENRLRIIEKLVGSPLNNPELFIEALTHRSAINITPLKKKISNERLEFLGDSVLNLVVTEYIFSKFTNQDEGQLTKIRSRFVNKEILLAVANKLKMTKLLFINENAANAIESGAKSILADSVEAFIGAIYLDLGFEKAKQFIIKHIIKPNIRLVKLGDENFKSQLLEYVQANKLSIPKYEVIKEEGPQHAKIFTVQVSLDGKILGTGKGQTKKSAEQLAAKEAIRKIKKINSE from the coding sequence TTGTTTCGAAAAATTAAATCTTCTTTACTATTAGTTGTAAAAAGAAGAAGCAAAAAGAAATTTAGTAAAGATGTTGAGAACCGACTAAGGATTATTGAAAAGCTAGTCGGTTCTCCTTTAAATAATCCTGAATTGTTTATCGAAGCTTTAACTCACCGTTCTGCAATAAACATCACTCCTTTAAAGAAAAAAATTTCAAATGAACGACTTGAATTTCTCGGTGATTCAGTCCTGAATCTTGTTGTAACTGAATACATATTTTCCAAGTTCACAAACCAAGACGAGGGTCAGTTAACAAAAATTAGATCACGATTTGTAAATAAAGAAATCTTACTAGCCGTTGCTAATAAACTAAAGATGACTAAACTTCTTTTTATAAATGAGAATGCTGCTAATGCAATCGAATCAGGTGCAAAATCAATTTTAGCTGATTCAGTTGAGGCTTTTATTGGTGCAATATATCTTGACCTGGGTTTTGAAAAAGCAAAACAATTCATCATTAAACATATTATCAAGCCAAATATTCGTCTTGTTAAACTTGGCGACGAAAATTTCAAAAGTCAATTACTGGAATATGTGCAGGCAAATAAGTTATCCATTCCAAAATATGAGGTCATAAAGGAAGAAGGACCTCAACATGCGAAAATTTTTACAGTTCAAGTTTCTTTAGATGGAAAGATTTTAGGAACAGGCAAAGGTCAAACAAAGAAATCAGCTGAACAACTCGCAGCAAAAGAAGCCATTCGTAAAATCAAGAAAATCAATTCTGAGTAA
- the gcvP gene encoding aminomethyl-transferring glycine dehydrogenase: protein MEIPKFFEDFSYRHIGPNDKEIDQLLKEIGIDSLDKLVAETIPANIRTTEKLNLSEPLTEYELIQHIKELASKNKVYRSYIGLGYYGTITPTVIKRNILENPGWYTQYTPYQAEISQGRLEALMNFQTMIADLTKLPITNASLLDEGTACGEAMGMIYSIMQSSKPNAKVFLVDSKVFPHTIDVVITRANPHGIEVKVTDKIEEELNENVFGILVQYPDGDGEIRDYSKLFEKAKEKNIMIVTAADIMSLVLLKSPAEFGADVVVGSTQRFGVPMGFGGPHAAYFATKEEFKRYVPGRIIGLSIDRHGDPAYRMALQTREQHIKREKATSNICTAQVLLAIMASMYAVYHGPEGLKRIANRINLFARILNQKLKEFRFVQTNKTFFDTLKVDLHSSPELVIKIKAIAEQKRINFNYFSKCCVGISLDETVTLKDLNDIIEIFAEASGNDFTSIKDINEVEPSIPENLLRGDEILPQKVFNSYHTETEMMRYIRMLESRDLSLNYGMIPLGSCTMKLNAATEMLALSMDEFANIHPFVPSEQAQGYLELIDSLGKDLLEITGFDGISFQPNSGAQGEFTGLMVIRAYHHSRGEGHRNVVLIPASAHGTNPASAVMAGNQVVVVKCDEYGDIDLNDLKQKAEQFKDRLSAFMVTYPSTHGVFEEDIKEMCEIIHHYGGQVYMDGANLNAQVGLTKPKLIGADVCHLNLHKTFAIPHGGGGPGMGPIAVAKHLVPFLPKHYFVSVGGDKGINAVASAPFGSASILTISYAYIKMMGPEGLTKASKVAILNANYIKARLEKYYKVLYTGKRGRVGHELIFDMREFKMSANIEVEDIAKRLMDYGFHAPTVSFPVPGTLMVEPTESESKKELDRFCDAMIQIREEIREIEMGLADKEDNVLKNAPHTLKDIVGDEWKHKYSKEKAVFPTTFTKINKFWPYVARVNNAYGDRNLVCTCDPIELYMEN from the coding sequence ATGGAGATCCCAAAATTTTTTGAAGACTTTTCATATCGACACATCGGTCCAAACGACAAAGAAATTGACCAGTTATTAAAAGAAATTGGAATTGATTCCCTCGATAAACTTGTTGCTGAAACTATACCGGCAAACATACGAACGACAGAAAAGCTTAATCTTTCTGAACCTTTAACTGAATATGAACTGATTCAGCATATAAAAGAATTAGCGTCAAAAAATAAAGTTTATCGTTCATATATTGGACTTGGTTATTATGGGACAATTACACCAACGGTCATAAAAAGAAATATTTTAGAAAATCCAGGTTGGTACACTCAATACACTCCTTATCAGGCTGAAATTTCTCAGGGCAGGCTCGAAGCTTTGATGAATTTTCAAACTATGATCGCTGATCTGACGAAATTGCCAATTACTAATGCTTCGCTGCTTGACGAAGGTACTGCATGTGGTGAGGCAATGGGTATGATTTACTCAATAATGCAATCATCAAAACCTAATGCTAAAGTTTTTCTTGTTGATTCAAAAGTTTTTCCGCACACGATAGATGTAGTGATAACAAGAGCAAATCCTCATGGAATAGAAGTAAAAGTAACAGACAAAATTGAAGAAGAACTTAATGAGAATGTCTTTGGAATACTTGTGCAATATCCTGATGGAGATGGTGAGATAAGAGACTATTCTAAACTTTTCGAGAAAGCAAAAGAAAAAAATATAATGATTGTAACAGCTGCTGATATAATGTCCCTTGTTCTATTGAAATCACCTGCAGAATTCGGAGCTGATGTAGTAGTTGGTTCAACGCAAAGATTTGGTGTACCGATGGGTTTTGGAGGACCGCATGCAGCGTATTTTGCAACTAAAGAAGAGTTCAAAAGATATGTTCCAGGTAGAATTATCGGCCTATCAATTGATCGTCATGGTGATCCTGCATATCGAATGGCTTTACAAACACGAGAACAACATATTAAAAGAGAGAAAGCAACTAGCAACATCTGTACAGCTCAGGTTTTGTTAGCTATAATGGCAAGCATGTATGCTGTTTATCACGGACCTGAGGGCTTAAAGAGAATTGCTAATCGTATTAATCTATTCGCAAGAATTTTAAATCAGAAATTAAAAGAATTCAGATTTGTACAAACAAATAAAACTTTCTTCGATACTTTAAAAGTTGATTTACATTCAAGTCCCGAATTAGTTATTAAAATAAAAGCAATTGCGGAACAAAAAAGAATCAACTTCAATTATTTTTCCAAATGTTGTGTCGGAATTTCACTTGATGAAACAGTTACATTAAAGGATTTAAATGATATCATTGAAATTTTTGCTGAAGCTTCAGGAAATGATTTTACATCTATTAAAGATATTAATGAAGTTGAACCAAGCATTCCAGAAAATTTGCTCCGAGGTGATGAGATCCTTCCACAAAAAGTTTTCAATAGTTATCATACCGAAACCGAGATGATGCGTTATATCAGAATGCTTGAAAGCAGAGATTTGTCATTGAATTACGGAATGATCCCGCTTGGAAGTTGTACAATGAAATTAAACGCTGCAACCGAAATGCTCGCATTGTCAATGGATGAATTTGCTAACATTCATCCATTCGTTCCATCTGAACAAGCACAAGGTTACCTCGAACTAATTGATTCGCTTGGAAAAGATTTGCTGGAGATTACTGGTTTTGATGGAATTTCATTTCAGCCAAATTCGGGAGCGCAAGGTGAGTTTACTGGATTAATGGTAATTAGAGCTTATCACCATTCAAGAGGTGAAGGTCATAGAAATGTTGTTTTAATTCCTGCATCTGCTCATGGAACTAATCCAGCAAGTGCGGTAATGGCTGGAAATCAAGTTGTTGTCGTTAAATGTGATGAATATGGAGATATTGATTTAAATGATTTGAAACAAAAAGCTGAACAATTCAAAGATAGACTTTCCGCCTTTATGGTCACTTATCCCTCTACTCACGGAGTTTTTGAAGAAGATATTAAAGAGATGTGTGAGATCATACATCATTACGGTGGTCAAGTTTATATGGATGGTGCAAATCTAAATGCTCAGGTTGGTTTGACTAAACCCAAACTAATAGGTGCAGATGTCTGCCATCTTAATCTTCATAAAACTTTTGCAATTCCTCACGGAGGCGGTGGTCCTGGAATGGGACCAATTGCTGTTGCAAAGCACTTAGTTCCATTTTTACCAAAACATTATTTTGTTTCTGTTGGCGGGGATAAAGGAATTAATGCTGTTGCTTCGGCACCCTTTGGCAGTGCAAGTATTTTAACAATTTCTTACGCCTACATTAAAATGATGGGACCAGAAGGATTAACCAAAGCTTCCAAAGTAGCTATCTTGAATGCTAACTACATTAAAGCACGATTGGAAAAATATTATAAAGTTCTTTACACTGGTAAACGAGGTAGAGTAGGACACGAATTAATTTTCGATATGAGAGAATTCAAAATGAGTGCAAATATTGAAGTGGAAGATATTGCGAAAAGATTAATGGATTATGGATTTCATGCACCAACTGTTTCATTCCCGGTTCCAGGAACATTAATGGTAGAACCTACTGAGAGCGAAAGCAAAAAAGAATTAGACAGATTCTGCGATGCAATGATTCAAATCAGAGAAGAGATACGAGAAATTGAAATGGGCCTTGCAGATAAAGAAGATAATGTTTTGAAAAATGCTCCACATACTCTTAAAGATATTGTAGGTGATGAATGGAAACATAAATACTCTAAGGAAAAAGCAGTTTTTCCGACTACTTTTACTAAAATTAATAAATTCTGGCCCTATGTTGCCCGAGTTAATAATGCGTATGGTGACAGAAACCTGGTTTGTACCTGTGATCCAATAGAACTTTATATGGAAAATT